From Pseudomonas hormoni:
GAAGACGGATAAGATCCGCCGTAATGGGTCCTTTAAAAACGTCTGTCCGCGCTTGTCGGTCATATAAAAACCCGCCACGATTTACGTAGAGCGAACCGCCAGTAGTCGTAATCTTCAGATAGTCCGAGAGATAAGTAATGAGTCCCGAGAATTGATCCGGAAGAAGTGTTGCCCCTTCCTCGATATTGAACGTCCATCCCTTTGCTTGAACCTCTCGATTAATCTTTGCCAAGATTCTTCGGCAGTTTGCTACGTCTGCGTTAGGGTCACCTTCAAGCGAACTAACAGGGCTCTCCCCGATGGCCGCGAGCATGTCGTTAACAGCGCCCAGTTCCTCGTCAGACTCAAGTGTTGCTTCAATAGAGCGCGACATTGATTCCTCCTTATGCTTCTCCTTGATTCATGAATAAAAAAAACCCTCAAGGCCCCGTTAAGGACCCCAAGGGTTGGTGTTATGCGGTAACTGTTAAAGTACAGGCATCCGAGAAGGAGCCATCTTTAGTAGTACCTGTGATGCTTGTAGTACCGGCTGTTAAACCCGTTGCTACACCAGAGGCAGACACTGAGGCCACTGCTGGGTTACTGGATTCCCAAGTGACAGACTTATCAGTTGCATTAGACGGAGAGACCGTTGCCGAGATGTTCCGAGTGGAACCTACAACTACTGAAGAGTTCTTAGGGGCAACGGATACGCCAGTAACAGCTACTGTGCTCAGGCCTTTGTGAACACCAGTGCACCAGCAGCCTCAGGACGCAGACCGCCGTGACCCATCGCGTAACGACCGATAATCTGGTCAGCTTGGTATTCCGAACGGCGTGCACGCTCCAGAGCCATATCACGCAGCTTCACAGTACCGACAGCCGAGCGGTGGTTGAAGAGGCCGACCACGTTATCAAGGGCTACTCGCACGTCGCCGGCAGCAGTCGCTGGGAATGCGTGTTTGCGGTTAGTGCCCGCCAAGTCATCACCAGCACCACCGACCGTCAAGTGCGGAACCTCGATTACCTCGAAGCTCATTACGTTGCGGATGTTGCCGGTTTCTGGGTCAGTCAGTGCCGAGAAGTTCGCCGCGTTAGGCAGCAGGGCCGCCAGGATTGCCGAGTAGTTTTCCGGCGTGGTGTAGAACTTGCGGTCAGCAGCAGGAACGTAGTTCTTAGTCAGCTTGGCGCGGGCAATGGTCAGCTGTGCCAGGATCGCAAGACCCAGCTTTGCAGGGTCCGAAAGGTCAGCAGCTTTACCCACGTTTAGAACGGAGGCTGCGCCAAGACCTGCGATATTCTCGTCATTGGCCGCAGGCAGGTTGCACAGAGCAGCCATTTCAGCCAGCACCGCGCCGTCAGCAGCGATTGCCAAAGCTTCGCCGAGTTGCGCCGAGTATTCAGCACGAACATCGTAATGGTTCATTGCGTCTTCGATGTCGTAAATCAGCACATCGGAAGCCAACAGGCCGTCAATCTGAATCACTTTTTCGGAGTGCTTAATGTCACCGCGTTTGTCATCCAGGCTTTCACCTGGTGCCAAGTAGTAACCACCAGTCCGGCCCATCACAGGGAAAGAGGCAGACTTGCCGTTCTGAATAGTGCGGACCATATGTTTATCCATGGTCACAGCCCGGCGCATAAATGCTGTCAGAACTTCACCACCAAAAACCTTCAGAAACAGCGCCAGTTTGTCGGCTGGGGATTGCCCCTTGCCCTGGTTAGCACCTACTTGTTGACCACCTTTTGCATTTGCCATTAATAAGCCTCCTTGTATTTAGTTCTTTATTTCCTCTTTGGAAAAGTTAGGGATATGCAAACAGGCACAAACCGGCCTCCCTCGAAACCGAAGGAACTTGCCGATTTATGTTGTCTGTTGCTAATAGTGAGGGGTTTTGTTTACCAGTTAGAAACCGCTACACGGGCTTCAACTTTTGCTCGAAAAGATGCGTCTTCGCGGTACTGACGGGAACCCATATCTTTAATCATGTCAGCCTGTGAGGTGTAGCCTTCAGGACCAGCAACACTACGGCCAGCAGGTGCAGCAGCTCGACGATTCAAAGTCCTTGAAGGGCTCTTGCCGAACTTCTTAGTTTGACTCGCCATACCCAGGTTAATGGTCGTGCGGATAGCGCCAAGGTCTTGCCGAGAAATGGCATCTGCCAGCATTTCCGCTGCATCAGGGCTGTTTGCCTGAAGATGCTTGCAGATACGTTGGAATTGCTCCTTACCGCCTGCAAAGTCCATGATCTTGCCAATAAAGGTTTCCGCAAGAGCTTCTTGGCCCTGCATGAAGCTATTGACGAAGCCACGGGAATAACCGGCTTTCTCAAGTTGAACATAAGAGTCTTCCGAGAGCGTCCCATTTTCTTCGTACTCGGATTCAATGCGATCCGCCACGACTTCAGGAAGACCCGCCTTAACAGCCTGGGCGCGCATTTGGTCAAAGCCTGCCGCGTAATCGTCGATCTGTTGAGAAGCTTTGGTAAGTTCCTCAGAGGGCTCGCCAAGGGGTTTAAAGTCGCCCTCTTCGGGTTCCTCTTGTTCTTCCTCTTCGCCTTCTTCTTCGGACTCTTCCTCTTCTTCCTGCTCTTCTTCCTGTTCCTCTTCGAGCAATTCCGGTTGTTCCGGGTCATTGAGGTTCAAGCTGTCGTCGCCGTCACGGGCGCTTACATCAAGAGCAAGCATGTTTTGTTCATGCTCAGAAATATCGTTCGAGCTGATCACAGCATTGTTAACACCAAAACTCGCATATACATCAGCGGACATTAAGTTCTCCTTTAAGAGTCAAATAGAAGGCGAACAGATTCCCGAAGTTGTCTGTTCGCAATAGTGAGGGTTTTAAACTAAGCGCCTATCGGTGTCATCTCGACGCCTGTTGCGTCCATTGCGCCTTGTAGGTTCTCTGGGGATGCTGTTGCCTGAGCTGCGAGACCCGCCCCCATGCCTGCTGCTGCCTGCTGCCCACCTTGGGCAACCATCTCTTCTGCCTGCCGTTTGGCCTTGTCAGCGTCGGTAAGAAGAAGACCAGAGGTATCCATGCCGATAGCATTAGCCAAGCGAATCTTGAGATTGCTCATGTTGATATCTGGGTCTTGGGATAGCGGCGCTATGGCCTGTAGACCGGTGAAGAATTGTTGAAGCTTGTCCAGGTCCTGGCCTCGTCCGAGTGCTTCCAAACCAGTGCTTACCGTTGGCTCTACGGCCTCCTTAGGCATGTCTGGAATCTGGGCGGTTGCCTGAAGCTGGGTAAGTAGGATTCGCACGATAGGCAGTTGCAGTTCCTGGGAGAGAATCGAGTAAACGCCTCCCAAGGTGTCCTCCAGTTCGCTTGCGACATACCGAATCTCTTCAGCTGTCACACGTTCGCCGGATCGTTGAACCGCCGAGTTGAGCATGAAGACATAGGCCAAGCGGCCCTCAATGGCATCCGCTACGGACTTGGCTACCGAGAAGTCAGCTGTCTTTTCAAGCTGCAAGAATTCGATGTCAGCCTTACGGCCCGCTACGAAGTCCCCCGTCTGGGCCTTGGTTAATCGCCGGACCTGGGTAGAGCCGTTGGGGTTCACCAATCCGACCACCTTAGAGGCGATCATGGAGAACTTAATCATGGCTTCGTGCAGGTTCTCTAATGAGGTCAGGTCACCCAAATATTCCTCACAGTGCGACCGGCCGTAATGCTCGCCGTCGCGCTTGGTCCATCTCACTGGAATCCAGGGACAGGCCTCACGCGGATATTGCCCATCGGTCCCGTCTACTTCCTCGCCGTTCACCTCCTGATAGCTCAGGTAATCCCCCGACTCTTCATCAAGGTAAACGTGGGTGTAGACCTCAATCTCTTCTTCCGGCTTGGTCTCCCCTTCGGCAGACAAAGCGTTTCGAACATCCTCAGGCAGTGCCGCATAAGCGACCTTATCCAAGGTGACAATCTGCAAGACGTTCCCGAAGGCGTCACGCTGGACCACATACGATGGCAGCGGATAGAGCTTCATTGGGTTGTAGCCCGTATCGGAAGCGTCAGGCGGCGGAAGGTACAGGCAGCCGTTACCAGCCAGGGCAAGCTGTCGGATTAGCTCAAAGAGCGTTACCCGGTAGCTGTTCGATTCCATATAGCTAAGCAAGATGCGCTCAACCATGCCCAAGCCTTGCTCAACGACGGCCAGTTGCTGCGGGTCTGCCACAAGCTGCTTTGCCTGCCATTCAGAGACTTTCAGCTTCATCCAGCTTTGTAGCGGAAATAGAGCGAGCATCACTTTTGCGGACAGGTTGTTAAGACCTCGGGCGCCTACGGCTTGCCAGGGCGTCGTGTAGTTTGTTGAGGCGTTGTCGGAAGACTTGGGGAACAGCGAAGGGATGGTGACTTTTGCGCAATTTTCAGCGCGGGTCTCGTAGGGTTGTCGGTCGTTCTTCAGCCGGTTGTAGGCTGCAACTGCACTTTCCTCCCCGAGACCAGTTCGAGCCGTAGAGGCCATAAAGACCTCCTTAGATGTTCAGACCGGTCCCCGAGCTGCGGGCTACTGAAAGCCCTCGTTTACCTTTAGCCTTTGCGGCCCGTTTTGCTGCCTCGGTGTCGGCGTCGTCGTCTGCTTTGTCGTCCGCCTTTGGGGCTTCTACAACAGCAGCCGGGGCCGGTGTAGGCGCTGCGGGGGCGGCTACTTCTGGTGCTTTCTTATCATCGTCACCACCACCGAGGGGGTTAGATGCGATTTTCACTACCTGCTTAAATGCCTTTTTTAGAAAACCCATTTAGACCTCCTTATGTTGTTCGTTGAAGGGCGCGCTTTACGGCGGTGTTAGATTTCTTGCTGGTCGAAGCTGGGGCCTTTACGGACGCTGTAGAGGAACCGTCACCGGTATCCTTTGCGCTCTTCTCGACTTTCAAACTTCCGATACCATCGTTTTCCCCACCATCGTCTTTGCTGACATCCGACCCAAACTCAACGCCTTTAGGCTCTTCGAGATTCACAGGGGCGGGCGCAATGATTGCGTTAGGGTCTTGCTTTGGTGTCTTGACCTTGGATTTAAAACACATTCAATCCTCCTTAGTCGTCATCCTCATTAGTTGCGTTTCGTTGGGACATCATGAGTTCACACAGCTCAGGCACAGAGCCCAAACCGTCCACGAACCCAAGAATGTATTGTTCGGAATAACCAGCTTTTCGGAGGTCATCAATAACCCCTGTCCGCTGAAGATACGAATAGTTACAACGAACCATTAAGTATTGAGCTGAAGCGTTTGGCATATCCGGTATGTTCTCCGGGTCATCCAAAGTTTCCTGAATCACATGAAGCAAGGGACCTCCTTATCTTAGAGATGAACTTAAAGTAATCAGGGAGGACCCTGCTGCTAATAGTGAGGGCTTTTAACTTTGCGGCTGCCAAAGGATTGGCTTGCTGTTTTCAAAGTCCCAATCAGAAGCTCGAAGGATTCGCGCCACTTGAGCTTGAACAAGTAGTTCGCCTTCAGTCATGCCCTTGGACTTCGCCAGGGAGACCATACATTCCCACAGGGTTTCACCCTCAGGTTCACGAGCGGCCCAGAATTCGACCTCAAGGCCCTTACGGGGACCGGACTTCATGACCTTAGTTGCGGGGTAAAAGAACTGAGGGGCATCAAGGAACTGTCGAGCGCTCTCGGGGCCAAGACCTGGGATTCCGGTATAGCCGTCCGTGGTATCGCCCATTAGGGTTTGGTACATGTGCCAGTCGTTTGCCTGTTCCTCAGTGACACGCAGGAACTCGCCTGTTGTCAGGTGCAGGAACATGCCAGGGACCGTTTTAAAGTCCTTGTCGCAGCTCACCGTAACCACGCGGTCACAGCCTGCAAGATCTGGCTTGGTCGACAGGATGCCGCAAACGTCGTCGCCTTCCACACCGTCCCACTTAAAGGCGCGCTCTGGGCCGTAATACTGCATACAGGCCTCTACGAACGCTGGGTAGCCGACTGGCTTACGTTTACCTTTACGGTTCGCCTTATAGGTCTCAAGGACCTCCTTACGCCAGTTGTCCGAGCCGGAAACGATGCACAGCGGAATCAGCTCGAAGGGTTTCTTATTGCCCTTCTTCAAGGCCCGCTCAATGTCCGAAAGGATCGTCTTGATGGTGCCCGCCAGGATGCTTCGGGCTTTCTTGTGGTCGCACTCCAGGGACCAAACGTCATCACCCCAGTCCACCTCATTTTCACTTGCAGACAGCGCGGAGAAAATCAGGAAGTCCATATCCAGGGCCACACCGATACGAGCGGTCATACAGCACCGCCGTGCTTACTAAGGAACACTTGGCCTTTGGTGGTCAGTGACCAGAAGCCCATGTTGCGGCCAGAAGTAGACACACAAGAAATATGACCTCGGGAGGCAGCCTCGGAGACCAATGCAGCGTTCTTGCGGTAAAAGTCCGATTGGTAGGTACGCGCCTCCTTTTTGATGGCGTAGAGAATTCGAAGGTACTCACTCATGCGGCACTACCACATTAGTTTTCACCGGCGACATACGGGTAACAAACAAACCTTTCAGAGAACTACCGAGTTCTTCTTTAATGCCATTCTTGAACGCTTCCCGGAGCAGCAGAATGCACATCTCTTCATCTGGCAGCGACAGTGCATCATCTACACGTTTAATACCTGCACGAGCCTGTGCGGCTTTCTTATTGTCTTTACTCGCCGTCATTAACTCCAAGCGACCCCGCGCCTCTTGAAAACCCTCACGGACATCTTGAATATCCTGAGTAGACAGCACAGCTCGGGTAGTGAAAGTGTGTTGCAGGTTCAAAGTTACAGCCATTGGATAACCTCCATAAATGACAAAGGCCCGAAAGGGCCCTTTAGGTTTTAATTAGTGACACTCGCGCCAAGTCGGCCCCGTCTTCCCGTCTGTATCGAGCGGGCACCGGAACTCAAACACTTCGGCTACGTTTTGAATTGCTTGCTTGGAGACGCCAAGAATCAGTGCGGCAATCTCTGGGGTTCGTGCGGCGATTTGGAGTTCGTCGTGAACCCATGCCATGA
This genomic window contains:
- a CDS encoding Ig-like domain-containing protein, which translates into the protein MSTVAVTGVSVAPKNSSVVVGSTRNISATVSPSNATDKSVTWESSNPAVASVSASGVATGLTAGTTSITGTTKDGSFSDACTLTVTA
- a CDS encoding capsid assembly protein, producing the protein MSADVYASFGVNNAVISSNDISEHEQNMLALDVSARDGDDSLNLNDPEQPELLEEEQEEEQEEEEESEEEGEEEEQEEPEEGDFKPLGEPSEELTKASQQIDDYAAGFDQMRAQAVKAGLPEVVADRIESEYEENGTLSEDSYVQLEKAGYSRGFVNSFMQGQEALAETFIGKIMDFAGGKEQFQRICKHLQANSPDAAEMLADAISRQDLGAIRTTINLGMASQTKKFGKSPSRTLNRRAAAPAGRSVAGPEGYTSQADMIKDMGSRQYREDASFRAKVEARVAVSNW
- a CDS encoding portal protein, coding for MASTARTGLGEESAVAAYNRLKNDRQPYETRAENCAKVTIPSLFPKSSDNASTNYTTPWQAVGARGLNNLSAKVMLALFPLQSWMKLKVSEWQAKQLVADPQQLAVVEQGLGMVERILLSYMESNSYRVTLFELIRQLALAGNGCLYLPPPDASDTGYNPMKLYPLPSYVVQRDAFGNVLQIVTLDKVAYAALPEDVRNALSAEGETKPEEEIEVYTHVYLDEESGDYLSYQEVNGEEVDGTDGQYPREACPWIPVRWTKRDGEHYGRSHCEEYLGDLTSLENLHEAMIKFSMIASKVVGLVNPNGSTQVRRLTKAQTGDFVAGRKADIEFLQLEKTADFSVAKSVADAIEGRLAYVFMLNSAVQRSGERVTAEEIRYVASELEDTLGGVYSILSQELQLPIVRILLTQLQATAQIPDMPKEAVEPTVSTGLEALGRGQDLDKLQQFFTGLQAIAPLSQDPDINMSNLKIRLANAIGMDTSGLLLTDADKAKRQAEEMVAQGGQQAAAGMGAGLAAQATASPENLQGAMDATGVEMTPIGA
- a CDS encoding DUF5476 domain-containing protein, with product MCFKSKVKTPKQDPNAIIAPAPVNLEEPKGVEFGSDVSKDDGGENDGIGSLKVEKSAKDTGDGSSTASVKAPASTSKKSNTAVKRALQRTT
- a CDS encoding phage protein, which codes for MIQETLDDPENIPDMPNASAQYLMVRCNYSYLQRTGVIDDLRKAGYSEQYILGFVDGLGSVPELCELMMSQRNATNEDDD